In Pungitius pungitius chromosome 2, fPunPun2.1, whole genome shotgun sequence, a single window of DNA contains:
- the LOC119211530 gene encoding uncharacterized protein LOC119211530: protein MEAVIGLFVMILGVSHGVETQCDGRQNRTQCFGALGGTLVLRLMNDASETHKYQWFKDGTAILSGKKDIFVSNTRGNRSFFTPSNGTFRINNLSRTDGGEYKLEAFSSEGKSSGPRVQQLTIQAPVSSVLLVHECLSHGERKVSCSSEGADSPQYSWTLDGHNLTESELHGGNNETNIITLKQHVSGRLVCSVRNDVSIYSREETVSTCGFIFINCTSANGTRISQWVFAANNTLCIETTASPTNTALPRDGKESGIKGSTKLNEEILTTAAYVLAALVLLLVVGVSVVCAHKTKQKNKPKEKTNQELTFSKVRIGPRPGRQMKPTAEEEVEYGNVKFSQRPRHKIEPAADECVYANER from the exons ATGGAAGCTGTGATTGGACTGTTTGTGATGATCCTCGGAGTCTCTCACG GTGTGGAAACTCAATGTGATGGAAGACAGAACAGAACTCAGTGTTTTGGAGCTTTGGGAGGAACTCTGGTCCTCCGGCTGATGAACGATGCCTCAGAAACACATAAATACCAATGGTTTAAGGATGGAACAGCAATACTCAGTGGGAAAAAGGATATCTTTGTGTCTAATACAAGAGGAAACAGATCATTCTTTACTCCCAGTAATGGAACATTTAGGATCAATAACCTGAGCAGGACTGATGGTGGTGAATATAAACTTGAAGCCTTTAGTTCAGAAGGAAAGTCATCAGGTCCCAGGGTTCAACAGTTGACCATTCAAG ctcctgtgtcctctgtcctgCTGGTCCATGAGTGTCTgtcccatggagagaggaaggtgtcctgctcctctgagggagcaGACAGTCCTCAGTACAGCTGGACTCTGGATGGACACAATCTGACAGAATCTGAGCTCCACGGTGGAAACAATGAGACAAACATCATCACTCTGAAACAACACGTCTCAGGACGACTGGTCTGCTCGGTCAGGAATGACGTCAGTATTTACTCAAGAGAAGAGACGGTCTCTACCTGTG GCTTCATCTTCATTAACTGCACCTCAGCCAATGGGACACGCATATCACAGTGGGTGTTTGCAGCCAATAATACTCTGTGTATTGAAACAACAGCTTCCCCCACAAACACAGCATTGCCACGTGATGGTAAGGAGTCTGGCATCAAAGGATCAACTAAGCTCAACG AGGAAATATTGACAACAGCAGCTTATGTACTGGCTGCACTCGTACTTCTGTTAGTGGTCGGGGTCTCTGTCGTCTGTgctcacaagacaaagcaaaaaaacaaacctaaag AAAAAACCAACCAGGAATTAACCTTTTCTAAGGTCAGGATTGGGCCGCGGCCGGGGAGGCAGATGAAGCcgacagcagaggaggaggtggaataCGGGAACGTGAAGTTTTCACAGCGACCCCGACACAAAATTGAACCAGCTGCAGACGAGTGTGTGTACGCCAACGAAAGGTGA